A single window of Polaribacter sp. SA4-10 DNA harbors:
- a CDS encoding M43 family zinc metalloprotease, which produces MKKNYLLLLITTLFFLNSYSQTCGFDYERSKLRQDPSYIQLEKVAEQRIQEAIEKRSLSKRSGAPIEVLTIPVVMHVLHLGENVGTGINISDAQIQSSINNLNQFYRGQTANSSLDFGVEFILAKRDPSNNATNGINRIDASNLAGYSDYGVNVQNSNGASYSDIVALSNWPQGDYFNIWIVSELDDNNGGFGYQGYAYFYNETSSNHGSVMMASVFGYDPGNTNGWGLNSNGDNGTVVHELGHYFHLHHTFKGDGDGSVCPADATVGTDSDGCADTVPHKRETSTCPTVNSCNNSANWVDNNTINNIMSYYKCTDRMTADQKTRVRAAMEGTSIVNSKAGIVPDPTYVAPVSVCTTNTSTYDGGSVAGILSVALNNVTFSSSSTYNDNGNIDKSANANNYFEINTENTNTINVGMFNGNHHQLGIWIDWNDDGDFNDNAEQQYLEEDITGGATIQHQITYPTNIPYGDYVRIRLITDLDDRYINNCACILIDSACYDSLQYGQSEDYALYIEPAAVSTWTGANTDWATTANWSSGAVPTVTDNVVIPNTATNQPIISSGTAAVANNVTIDANATLIVNGGGSLTMDGNLTNNGAFNIKSDAATNGSLIVKGTATGNVTYLRFVTANADISKAWHLISSPVNGHNIAGFLPGMAKNGTKRGIAPYINTNGVNAKWAYYSEGDTPGAFTNGKGYTLKLDHALIPNGIALDFVGTLNTNNAGVAITVNATGDQYNAIGNPYTSYIDGGTFLSNNSSGILAEPTIWLWDSKANSNVGEYITKNFANAYKIAPGQGFFVKALATGTVNLLEAMQTHSGGDTFLKQENRPEIKLSIKEGTTIKSAEIFYIENKTTGFDDGYDSSLFTGVSNPFAIYTQLVLDNKGKNLAIQTLPNSNYENMVVPVGINAESGKEITFSLNASNFTSDLKIFLEDSVTNTYTRLDEANRTYKITTTEALNGIGRFYLHTSRSSLDVKDISLENVSVFKTDASTLRITGLQNNSKTNVTLFNLMGKQVFNTSFQSNGVKDIALPKLATGVYVVKLKTDKGNLSKKIILE; this is translated from the coding sequence ATGAAAAAAAATTATCTACTATTATTAATAACAACGCTGTTCTTTTTAAATTCTTACTCACAAACTTGTGGTTTTGATTATGAACGCTCTAAATTAAGACAAGATCCAAGTTATATTCAATTAGAAAAAGTCGCGGAACAAAGAATTCAAGAAGCAATTGAAAAAAGAAGTCTTTCAAAACGCAGTGGTGCTCCTATCGAAGTTTTAACAATCCCTGTAGTAATGCATGTTCTGCATTTAGGAGAAAATGTAGGAACAGGAATTAACATTTCTGATGCACAAATACAAAGTAGTATAAACAATTTAAATCAATTTTATAGAGGGCAAACCGCAAACAGTTCCTTAGATTTTGGAGTAGAATTTATACTTGCTAAAAGAGACCCAAGTAATAACGCTACAAACGGAATCAATAGAATTGATGCCTCTAATCTTGCAGGGTATTCAGACTATGGTGTAAATGTTCAGAACTCTAATGGTGCAAGTTATAGTGATATTGTTGCACTGAGCAATTGGCCACAGGGCGATTATTTTAATATTTGGATTGTATCTGAACTAGATGATAACAATGGCGGATTTGGTTATCAAGGCTATGCCTATTTTTATAATGAGACTAGTAGTAACCATGGGTCAGTAATGATGGCGAGTGTCTTTGGATATGATCCTGGAAACACCAATGGTTGGGGATTAAATTCTAATGGAGATAATGGCACTGTGGTTCATGAACTTGGGCATTATTTTCATTTACACCATACATTTAAAGGAGATGGAGATGGTAGTGTATGTCCAGCAGATGCCACTGTAGGGACAGATAGTGATGGTTGTGCAGATACGGTTCCACATAAAAGAGAAACAAGTACTTGTCCTACTGTAAATAGTTGTAATAACTCAGCAAATTGGGTTGATAATAACACCATTAATAATATTATGAGTTATTACAAGTGTACAGATAGAATGACAGCTGATCAAAAAACAAGAGTAAGAGCTGCCATGGAAGGAACATCCATTGTTAATTCTAAAGCAGGAATAGTACCAGACCCAACTTATGTTGCTCCAGTATCCGTTTGTACTACAAATACTAGTACTTATGATGGTGGTAGTGTTGCAGGTATTCTTAGTGTTGCATTAAATAATGTAACGTTTTCTTCATCTTCTACATATAATGACAATGGTAATATAGATAAAAGTGCAAATGCCAATAATTATTTTGAAATTAATACAGAAAATACAAATACTATAAATGTAGGTATGTTTAATGGTAATCACCATCAATTAGGTATTTGGATTGATTGGAATGATGACGGTGATTTTAATGATAACGCAGAACAACAATACTTAGAAGAGGATATAACAGGGGGTGCAACCATTCAACACCAGATTACCTACCCCACAAACATTCCTTATGGTGATTATGTAAGAATACGCTTAATTACTGATTTAGATGATAGATATATTAATAATTGTGCATGTATACTTATCGATTCTGCTTGCTATGATAGCCTTCAATATGGCCAATCTGAAGATTATGCTTTGTATATAGAACCTGCTGCTGTTTCTACATGGACCGGTGCAAATACAGATTGGGCAACAACTGCTAACTGGAGTTCAGGTGCTGTGCCAACAGTAACAGATAATGTTGTAATTCCAAATACAGCTACTAACCAACCTATAATAAGTTCTGGTACAGCAGCAGTGGCTAATAATGTTACAATAGATGCCAATGCTACTTTAATTGTAAATGGAGGTGGTTCTTTAACGATGGATGGAAATTTAACCAATAACGGTGCTTTTAATATAAAATCTGATGCAGCAACAAATGGTTCCTTAATTGTAAAAGGTACTGCTACTGGTAATGTTACATATTTGAGATTTGTAACTGCTAATGCTGATATTAGTAAAGCTTGGCACTTAATTTCATCTCCTGTAAACGGACACAACATTGCTGGTTTTTTACCTGGCATGGCTAAGAATGGAACAAAACGAGGTATTGCTCCTTATATAAACACGAATGGAGTAAATGCTAAATGGGCTTATTATTCAGAAGGTGATACACCTGGTGCTTTCACCAATGGAAAAGGGTATACTTTAAAACTCGACCATGCTCTTATACCTAATGGAATTGCGCTAGATTTTGTTGGAACACTAAACACGAACAATGCTGGTGTAGCTATTACTGTTAATGCAACTGGTGATCAATATAACGCCATTGGAAACCCGTATACATCATATATAGATGGAGGTACATTTTTAAGTAATAATTCATCAGGAATATTGGCTGAACCAACTATTTGGTTATGGGATTCAAAAGCGAATAGTAATGTTGGTGAATACATTACAAAGAATTTTGCAAATGCATATAAAATAGCTCCAGGACAAGGTTTTTTTGTAAAAGCTTTAGCTACAGGTACTGTAAATTTATTGGAAGCGATGCAAACTCATAGTGGTGGAGATACTTTTTTAAAGCAAGAAAACAGGCCAGAAATTAAGTTATCTATTAAAGAGGGTACAACTATAAAAAGCGCAGAAATTTTTTACATAGAAAATAAAACTACTGGTTTTGATGATGGTTATGATAGCTCTCTATTTACTGGAGTTTCTAATCCCTTTGCTATTTATACGCAACTAGTTTTAGATAACAAAGGTAAAAACCTTGCAATACAAACCTTACCAAATTCTAATTATGAAAACATGGTGGTACCTGTTGGTATTAATGCAGAAAGTGGTAAAGAAATTACATTCTCTTTAAATGCTTCAAACTTTACTTCTGATCTAAAAATATTTTTAGAAGATAGCGTAACAAATACATACACACGTTTAGATGAGGCAAATAGGACTTATAAAATTACAACAACTGAAGCCTTAAACGGAATTGGAAGATTTTATTTACATACTTCTAGAAGTTCTTTAGATGTTAAAGATATTTCTTTAGAAAATGTTAGTGTCTTTAAAACCGATGCGAGTACTTTAAGAATTACAGGCTTGCAAAACAATAGTAAAACCAATGTTACTT
- a CDS encoding TraR/DksA C4-type zinc finger protein, which yields MKMKYSEEDLKEFKEIIDKKKTRAQADLVLLNAAYKNDADNGTDDTSPSFKSFDEGSEVMNKEANVQLAIRQEKFIRDLSNALLRIENGTYGVCRVTGKLIQKERLRLVPHATLSIEAKRKQ from the coding sequence ATGAAAATGAAATATTCAGAAGAAGACTTAAAAGAATTTAAAGAAATTATTGACAAAAAAAAGACGAGAGCTCAAGCCGATTTGGTTTTATTAAACGCAGCATATAAAAATGATGCTGATAATGGTACAGATGACACTTCACCATCATTTAAATCTTTTGACGAAGGTTCTGAAGTGATGAATAAAGAAGCAAATGTGCAGTTAGCTATAAGACAAGAAAAGTTTATTAGAGACCTTAGTAATGCTTTGTTAAGAATAGAAAACGGTACGTATGGTGTGTGTAGAGTTACTGGTAAACTAATTCAGAAAGAACGTTTAAGATTAGTGCCTCATGCAACTTTAAGTATAGAAGCTAAGCGGAAACAATAA
- the ileS gene encoding isoleucine--tRNA ligase yields the protein MSTKFTEYKGLDLPKVAEEILNYWEENNIFEKSVTTREGNKPFVFFEGPPSANGLPGVHHVLARAIKDIFPRYKTMKGYQVKRKAGWDTHGLPIELGVEKELGITKEDIGKKISVEDYNAACRTAVMRYTGIWNDLTQKMGYWVDMEDPYITYEPKYMESVWWLLKEIYNKKLIYKGYTIQPYSPKAGTGLSSHELNQPGTYQDVTDTTVVAQFKAIENTLPDFLQNEGTIYFIAWTTTPWTLPSNTALTVGPKIEYVLVDTFNQYTFEPTKVILAKKLVGKQFGGKNNFEVETSEGLSVYNSGDKKIPYYIIKEFVGKDLVDIKYEQILDYGCEFENKQDAFRVILGDFVTTEDGTGIVHTAPTFGQDDALVAKQATPEIPPMLVKDSDGNLVPLVDLQGRFRPEMGEFAGKYVKNEYYNDGEAPEKSIDVELAIKLKTENKAFKVEKYKHSYPNCWRTDKPILYYPLDSWFIKVTDVKDRMHELNKTINWKPESTGTGRFGNWLANANDWNLSRSRYWGIPLPIWRTEDGKEEICIGSVEELKGEMAKAVEAGVLAKDIFEDFEVGNNTEENYAKIDLHKNIVDEIVLVSSTGEPMKRENDLIDVWFDSGSMPYAQWHYPFENKEKIDNNESFPADFIAEGVDQTRGWFYTLHAISTMVFDSVAYKNVVSNGLVLDKNGHKMSKRLGNATDPFTTLSTYGADATRWYMIANANPWDNLKFDLEGIEEVKRKFFGTLYNTYSFFSLYTNIDGFSYAEADVALEERPEIDRWILSELHTLIAKVDKFYEAYEPTRAARAISDFTQEYLSNWYVRLSRRRFWKGDYQTDKISAYQTLYTCMVTVAKLSAPIAPFFMDKLYLDLNAVTNKESFESIHLAEFPISEDRFVDKSLERKMENAQIISSLVLSLRAKEKIKVRQPLQKIMIPVDNEQQKEEILAVADLIKHEVNIKEIQILDDASGILIKQIKPNFKTLGPKFGKDMRFIAAEVQKFNQEDINKIEKDKNILLEINGKNITLELSDVEISSKDIEGWLVANEGALTVALDVTLTEDLRKEGVARELVNRIQNARKDTGLEVTDRIKLTVLNFENLQKSITDNKDYIMSETLTKELVFVDELKMGTEIEFDTIKSKILIEKI from the coding sequence ATGAGCACGAAATTCACTGAATATAAAGGACTTGACTTACCAAAAGTAGCAGAAGAAATTCTAAATTATTGGGAAGAAAATAACATTTTTGAAAAAAGTGTAACCACTAGAGAAGGAAATAAACCTTTTGTGTTTTTTGAAGGACCTCCCTCTGCTAACGGTTTACCTGGTGTACACCATGTTTTAGCAAGAGCAATTAAAGATATTTTTCCGCGATATAAAACCATGAAAGGGTACCAAGTAAAGCGTAAAGCTGGTTGGGATACACATGGTTTACCTATAGAATTAGGGGTTGAAAAAGAATTAGGAATTACCAAAGAAGATATTGGAAAGAAAATTTCTGTAGAAGATTATAACGCAGCTTGTAGAACAGCAGTAATGCGTTACACAGGTATTTGGAACGATTTAACTCAGAAAATGGGGTACTGGGTAGATATGGAAGATCCATATATTACCTATGAACCAAAATACATGGAGTCTGTTTGGTGGTTGTTAAAAGAGATTTACAATAAAAAATTAATTTACAAAGGCTATACGATTCAGCCATATTCACCAAAAGCAGGAACCGGTTTAAGTTCTCATGAATTAAATCAACCAGGTACGTACCAAGATGTAACAGATACAACTGTTGTTGCGCAATTTAAAGCAATAGAAAATACGCTTCCAGATTTTTTACAAAACGAAGGAACTATTTACTTTATAGCTTGGACAACTACACCTTGGACATTGCCAAGTAATACTGCATTAACTGTTGGGCCAAAAATTGAATATGTTTTAGTAGACACTTTTAATCAATATACATTTGAACCTACAAAAGTAATTTTAGCTAAAAAATTAGTTGGTAAACAATTTGGAGGAAAAAATAATTTTGAAGTTGAAACTTCAGAAGGCTTATCTGTTTATAATTCTGGTGATAAGAAAATTCCTTATTACATAATTAAAGAGTTTGTTGGTAAAGATTTAGTAGATATTAAATACGAACAAATTTTAGATTACGGTTGTGAATTTGAAAATAAACAAGATGCTTTTAGAGTAATTTTAGGAGACTTTGTGACTACAGAAGATGGAACAGGAATTGTACATACAGCACCAACTTTTGGGCAAGATGATGCATTAGTTGCAAAACAAGCAACACCAGAAATACCACCAATGTTGGTAAAAGATAGTGATGGTAATTTAGTTCCGTTAGTAGATTTACAGGGTAGATTTAGACCAGAAATGGGAGAATTTGCTGGTAAATATGTTAAGAACGAATATTATAATGATGGTGAAGCGCCAGAAAAATCTATAGATGTTGAGTTGGCTATTAAATTAAAAACAGAAAACAAAGCCTTTAAGGTTGAAAAATATAAGCACAGTTACCCTAATTGTTGGAGAACAGATAAGCCTATTTTATATTATCCATTAGATTCTTGGTTTATTAAAGTAACGGATGTAAAAGACAGAATGCATGAGTTAAACAAAACCATTAACTGGAAACCTGAATCTACAGGAACTGGGCGTTTTGGAAACTGGTTAGCAAATGCAAACGATTGGAATTTATCTCGATCTCGTTATTGGGGAATTCCATTACCAATCTGGAGAACAGAAGATGGTAAAGAAGAAATTTGTATTGGTTCTGTTGAAGAATTAAAAGGCGAAATGGCAAAAGCCGTTGAAGCTGGAGTTTTAGCAAAAGATATTTTTGAAGATTTTGAAGTTGGAAACAACACAGAAGAAAACTATGCAAAAATTGATTTACATAAAAATATTGTTGATGAAATAGTATTAGTTTCATCTACAGGAGAACCAATGAAACGTGAAAACGATTTAATAGACGTTTGGTTCGATTCTGGTTCTATGCCTTATGCACAATGGCATTATCCGTTTGAAAATAAAGAAAAAATTGATAACAACGAATCTTTTCCAGCAGATTTTATTGCAGAAGGAGTAGACCAAACACGTGGTTGGTTTTATACTTTACATGCAATTTCTACCATGGTTTTTGATTCTGTAGCGTATAAAAACGTTGTTTCTAACGGTTTAGTTTTAGATAAAAACGGACATAAAATGTCTAAACGTTTAGGAAATGCAACAGATCCTTTTACAACATTATCAACATATGGAGCAGATGCTACACGTTGGTATATGATTGCAAATGCAAACCCTTGGGACAATTTAAAATTTGATTTAGAAGGAATTGAAGAAGTAAAGCGTAAGTTTTTTGGAACGCTGTATAACACCTACTCGTTCTTCTCTTTATATACAAATATTGATGGCTTTTCTTATGCTGAAGCAGATGTAGCTTTAGAAGAAAGACCAGAAATAGACAGGTGGATTTTATCAGAATTACATACGTTAATAGCTAAAGTAGATAAATTCTATGAAGCATATGAACCAACAAGAGCTGCAAGAGCAATATCAGATTTTACACAAGAATATTTAAGTAACTGGTATGTACGTTTAAGTAGAAGACGTTTTTGGAAAGGAGACTATCAAACAGATAAAATTTCTGCTTACCAAACATTATACACGTGTATGGTAACCGTTGCAAAGTTAAGCGCGCCAATTGCGCCGTTTTTTATGGATAAATTGTATTTAGACTTAAATGCGGTTACAAATAAAGAAAGTTTTGAAAGTATTCACTTAGCAGAATTTCCAATATCTGAAGACCGTTTTGTTGATAAATCGTTAGAACGTAAAATGGAAAATGCACAGATTATATCTTCTTTAGTTTTATCACTTAGAGCAAAAGAAAAGATAAAAGTGCGTCAACCATTACAAAAAATTATGATTCCTGTTGATAATGAACAGCAAAAGGAAGAAATTTTAGCGGTTGCAGATTTAATAAAGCACGAAGTAAATATTAAAGAAATTCAGATTTTAGATGACGCTTCGGGTATTTTAATCAAACAAATAAAACCTAACTTTAAAACATTAGGCCCAAAGTTTGGTAAGGATATGCGTTTTATAGCTGCAGAAGTTCAGAAGTTTAACCAAGAAGATATTAACAAAATAGAAAAAGATAAAAACATTCTTCTTGAAATTAACGGAAAAAATATTACTTTAGAACTCTCAGATGTAGAAATATCATCTAAAGATATAGAAGGTTGGTTAGTTGCAAATGAAGGAGCGTTAACAGTTGCTTTAGATGTTACTTTAACAGAAGATTTACGTAAAGAAGGTGTTGCCAGAGAATTGGTAAACAGAATTCAGAATGCACGTAAAGACACAGGTTTAGAAGTAACAGATAGAATAAAGTTAACGGTTTTAAATTTCGAAAACTTACAGAAATCTATCACAGATAATAAAGACTATATTATGAGTGAAACATTAACCAAAGAATTGGTTTTTGTTGATGAATTAAAAATGGGTACAGAAATTGAATTCGACACCATAAAAAGCAAAATATTAATCGAAAAAATTTAA
- a CDS encoding TerB family tellurite resistance protein translates to MGNFTKWLGAGLGFTLGGPIGAAIGFAVGSFVDGFTEEDLTKEQQEYQRKFQGNRDENGNLNTQSGDFEMSLLVLASIVIKSDGKVDQRELDYVRAQFVGMYGKERANSAFKLFNAIIKKEISSRQVCIQIREHMPHASRLQLLHFLFGIAKADESVVEAEVEDIRKIAGYLYVNQKDFDSIKAMFYDASDTAYKILEIEKIASDIEVKRGYRKMVKKYHPDKLQGLGEEHLKGANEKFQSIQAAYEKIKTERGL, encoded by the coding sequence ATGGGAAATTTCACCAAATGGTTAGGTGCTGGTTTAGGTTTTACTTTAGGAGGTCCAATAGGAGCGGCAATAGGTTTTGCTGTAGGTAGTTTTGTAGATGGTTTTACTGAAGAAGATTTAACGAAAGAACAACAAGAATACCAAAGAAAATTTCAGGGAAATAGAGATGAAAACGGTAACTTAAATACGCAATCTGGAGATTTTGAAATGAGTTTATTGGTGCTTGCATCAATTGTTATAAAATCTGATGGAAAAGTAGATCAAAGAGAGCTAGATTATGTACGTGCTCAATTTGTTGGAATGTATGGTAAAGAACGTGCTAATAGTGCTTTTAAACTTTTTAACGCAATTATAAAAAAGGAAATTTCTTCGCGTCAAGTGTGTATACAAATTAGAGAACATATGCCTCATGCTTCTCGTTTACAGTTACTTCATTTTTTGTTTGGTATTGCTAAAGCGGATGAGTCTGTGGTAGAGGCAGAAGTAGAAGATATTAGAAAAATTGCGGGCTATTTATATGTGAATCAAAAAGATTTTGATTCTATAAAAGCCATGTTTTATGATGCGTCAGATACGGCGTATAAGATTTTAGAAATAGAAAAAATTGCTTCTGATATTGAGGTGAAAAGAGGATACAGAAAGATGGTTAAAAAATACCATCCAGATAAATTACAAGGCTTAGGTGAAGAGCATTTAAAAGGAGCAAATGAAAAATTTCAAAGCATACAAGCTGCTTATGAAAAAATTAAAACAGAAAGAGGTTTATAA
- a CDS encoding BrxA/BrxB family bacilliredoxin, with translation MYPEELVKPMRNELINAGFEALLTAEDVENAMSKEGTTLVMVNSVCGCAAGTARPGAIASLGAEKTPTNLTTVFAGVEKESTQKAREYMIPFPASSPAIALFKDGNLVHMLERHHIEGRSAQMIAQNLAQAYDEFC, from the coding sequence ATGTATCCAGAAGAATTAGTAAAACCAATGCGTAACGAGCTTATTAATGCAGGTTTTGAAGCATTATTAACAGCAGAAGATGTAGAAAATGCAATGTCTAAAGAAGGAACTACCCTAGTAATGGTAAATTCTGTTTGTGGTTGTGCTGCAGGTACAGCAAGACCTGGTGCTATTGCTTCTTTAGGAGCAGAGAAAACACCAACAAACTTAACTACTGTTTTTGCAGGTGTAGAAAAAGAATCTACTCAAAAAGCAAGAGAATATATGATTCCTTTTCCTGCATCTTCTCCAGCAATTGCCTTGTTTAAAGATGGTAATTTAGTTCATATGCTAGAGCGTCATCATATTGAAGGAAGATCTGCACAAATGATTGCACAAAATTTAGCGCAAGCTTATGATGAGTTTTGTTAA
- a CDS encoding HD domain-containing protein, with protein sequence MHQEKIISNTITFVKEELKNAEGGHDWFHIERVYKNTLLISKEEKVAVFVVSLAALLHDIADPKFYNGDETIGPKVATTFLKEQKVDTVIITHVINIIKHISFKNSFDKEAKKFTSKELEVVQDADRLDAIGAIGIARCFNYGGFKNRGLYDPEIIPDLNMTKEQYKNSDAPTINHFYEKLLLLKEKMNTVTGKKIAAQRHAFMETYLQQFYNEWDGLV encoded by the coding sequence ATGCATCAAGAAAAAATTATTTCTAATACCATCACTTTTGTAAAAGAAGAACTTAAAAATGCCGAAGGCGGGCACGATTGGTTTCATATAGAACGTGTTTATAAAAACACATTGTTAATCTCTAAAGAAGAAAAAGTAGCTGTTTTTGTAGTTTCTTTAGCAGCACTTTTACATGATATTGCAGATCCAAAGTTTTATAATGGTGATGAAACTATTGGACCGAAAGTAGCCACTACCTTTTTAAAAGAACAAAAAGTTGATACTGTTATTATAACACATGTAATAAACATTATTAAACACATCTCTTTTAAAAATTCTTTTGATAAAGAAGCTAAAAAATTTACGTCTAAAGAACTAGAAGTTGTGCAAGACGCCGATAGACTAGATGCAATAGGTGCTATTGGTATTGCACGTTGCTTTAATTACGGTGGCTTTAAAAACAGGGGGTTGTACGATCCAGAAATTATTCCAGATTTAAATATGACAAAAGAGCAATACAAAAATTCTGATGCACCAACAATTAATCATTTTTATGAAAAATTATTATTGCTAAAAGAGAAGATGAATACTGTTACTGGAAAGAAAATAGCCGCACAAAGACATGCTTTTATGGAAACATATCTGCAACAGTTTTATAATGAATGGGATGGTTTAGTTTAG
- a CDS encoding peroxiredoxin has product MRNTLLLTLLLTNILLAQTQTLTGTLTEHKGQEITLIGFNYYKAIDVDKTVADSLGNFSLNYPKNYKGMGILKTQDNSNLVIVLKKSKTQITGTHLKEVASLEFINSKENNQFVTYAKTYTQGKQAYSAWRYLKPKYTNQQTLKTEKKVLQTIDKELERLEQVATNAIKLIPENSYLHWFLPMQTLVKDMPETIHKYTENLPKNIQQFRSIAFNHPNFKTSGLFKELIEGHYFLLENMGQNLDSVYTQMNTSTDYLIKSLKKNDSLLNTVSETLFKYFEKRSLYPAAAHLATQMLSQDQCVLSTSLANTMQKYKDLKVGAIAPDIQLDASTTLSSIKKPVLLVFGASGCTHCKKEALELLGYYDTWKARKNIEVVYISLDTDKTLYAKAYGNTPWQTYCDYKGWETQAAKDYYINATPTYFLLDKDMKILVHPRSLGQVDAWVHYKL; this is encoded by the coding sequence ATGAGAAACACATTATTACTAACACTATTACTAACAAACATACTACTAGCACAAACTCAAACCTTAACAGGCACCTTAACAGAACATAAAGGGCAAGAGATAACCTTAATAGGCTTTAACTATTACAAAGCAATAGATGTAGACAAAACAGTTGCAGATAGCCTTGGTAATTTTAGCTTAAACTACCCAAAAAATTACAAAGGTATGGGCATCTTAAAAACCCAAGACAATAGTAATTTAGTTATTGTACTTAAAAAATCTAAAACACAAATTACAGGCACACATTTAAAAGAGGTAGCTAGTTTAGAGTTTATAAATAGTAAAGAGAACAACCAATTTGTAACGTATGCAAAGACATATACCCAAGGTAAACAAGCGTACAGCGCATGGCGTTATCTAAAACCGAAGTATACAAATCAGCAAACTTTAAAAACAGAAAAAAAAGTACTACAAACAATAGACAAAGAGTTAGAACGTTTAGAGCAAGTAGCTACCAATGCTATAAAATTAATACCAGAAAACAGTTATTTACATTGGTTTTTACCCATGCAAACGTTGGTAAAAGACATGCCAGAAACCATCCATAAGTATACAGAGAACTTACCTAAAAACATACAGCAGTTTAGAAGCATAGCCTTTAACCACCCAAATTTTAAAACCAGTGGTTTATTTAAAGAATTGATAGAAGGGCATTATTTTTTACTAGAAAATATGGGGCAAAATTTAGACAGTGTCTATACCCAAATGAATACAAGTACAGATTATTTAATTAAAAGCCTAAAGAAGAATGACAGCTTGTTAAACACCGTTTCAGAAACACTGTTTAAATACTTTGAAAAACGAAGTTTATACCCTGCAGCAGCACATTTAGCTACCCAAATGCTAAGCCAAGACCAATGTGTGTTAAGCACCAGTTTAGCCAATACGATGCAAAAATATAAAGATTTAAAAGTGGGTGCTATTGCACCAGATATACAACTAGATGCAAGCACCACATTAAGTAGTATTAAAAAACCGGTATTACTTGTGTTTGGTGCAAGTGGGTGTACACACTGCAAAAAAGAAGCTTTAGAATTATTAGGCTATTATGACACTTGGAAAGCCAGAAAAAATATAGAAGTAGTGTATATAAGCTTAGACACAGACAAAACGCTATATGCTAAAGCCTACGGAAACACACCTTGGCAAACCTATTGCGATTATAAAGGTTGGGAAACCCAAGCCGCAAAAGACTATTATATAAACGCTACACCAACCTATTTTTTATTAGATAAAGACATGAAAATACTGGTGCACCCTAGATCTTTAGGGCAAGTAGATGCTTGGGTACACTATAAATTATAA
- a CDS encoding FISUMP domain-containing protein, which translates to MDRNLGATQVAANSTDFASYGNLYQWGRAADGHQVIMRDAATLPNGTNPPSGSSSSAAGPVASGSEGANFITGNSDWLSTQDDVRWSTGTEIAPVKTANDPCPSGYRVPTETELTQEHLSWSSNDSDGAIDSPLKLPLAGYRSSNYGTLDLVGSGGYYWSSTVTSAYARNLSFNSSNAGMFDSNRAYGFSVRCIKD; encoded by the coding sequence ATGGACCGTAATTTAGGAGCAACACAAGTAGCCGCTAATAGTACAGATTTTGCATCTTATGGAAATTTATATCAATGGGGTAGAGCTGCAGATGGCCACCAAGTAATAATGCGAGATGCAGCCACATTACCAAATGGTACTAATCCACCAAGCGGTTCTTCTTCATCTGCAGCAGGGCCAGTGGCTAGTGGTAGTGAAGGTGCAAACTTTATTACTGGTAATTCTGATTGGTTAAGTACACAAGATGATGTGCGTTGGAGCACTGGTACAGAAATAGCTCCTGTAAAAACTGCTAACGACCCTTGTCCATCTGGGTATAGAGTGCCAACCGAGACAGAATTAACCCAAGAACATCTTTCTTGGTCTTCTAATGATAGTGATGGAGCCATAGATAGCCCATTAAAATTACCTCTTGCGGGCTACCGCAGCAGCAATTATGGTACGCTTGACCTTGTTGGCTCAGGTGGCTACTATTGGTCAAGTACCGTAACTAGTGCGTATGCGCGTAACCTGTCCTTCAATAGCAGTAATGCTGGCATGTTCGATAGCAATCGTGCCTACGGCTTCTCGGTACGTTGCATTAAGGATTAA